The DNA region CGTCGTGAGTTTCGCGCCTTCCCTTGTCGCCGCGGCGGGCGGTAAGACGCTCGGTGCCGAGATGCGGGTCGAACCGCTCGCCGGGGACGCGCTCAAGAAGCTCCAAACCGATCTGGACGGCGCGATCGGGGGAATCGGGCAGCCGTTCGACGCGCTCGCCCAAGTCAGTGTCAGCGTCGTCAACGACAAGCTGGATTGCACGGATTTCGTCGGAACCTGCCGGGCGACCATCGACGTCGCCAACACCGTCATCGGCGGCGTGAGCGGGACGCCCGTGCATCTCACGCTGACCGTCGATTTCACGGCGCAGTCCCTCGGCGCGCAGAGCTGCACGGCGGCCGCCGACGCGGCACCCGGCGCCACGACGAGCATGTCCTGCGAGGTCAAGTTCAAGCTGCCGAATCGGAACGCCAGCTACCAGGTACAGGCGAAGCCGGCGGCACGCGGCGAGGTCCGGGCGGCGGTCGACGTCAACGCCGTCCGCGAGAAGCTCAAGTCCGAGTTCGCCGCGCTGGGCGGCTGACCTGCACACTCACCCCGGGGTGCGTTGCATACGTTGAAGTAGCCGATCTTGCGTTCTTAGCATCGGCGTGGTCGCCGATGAAAAGGGAGAAACGCGATGGCGAAGTTGGTTGTGTTCGGAGGAACCGGGTACGCGGGCGGAAAGATCGCCGAGGAGGCGCGCGGACGCGGTCACGAGGTGCTGGCGGTGTCGAGGAACGCGGAGGGCGAGGGGACCAGGGCGGGTTCGCTTTACGACGAGGCCTTCCTGGCCGACGTTGCCAAGGGTGCGGACGTCCTGGTCATCGCGGTTCACGGGCAGAGCGGCCTGCTCGAAGCGGTGCCCTCGATCGCCCAGGTCGCGAAGGACAACGGCGCGCGGATCGGGGTCGTCGGCGGGGCAGGCAGCCTGAACGTGGCCGAGGGTGGGCCGCGTTTGATCGACACCCCCGAGTTCCCGGACGAGTACAAGGGCGAGGCGGGTGCGCACGCCGAGGTGCTGGAAGCGTTCCGGAAGCTTCCCGAGGACGTCGACTGGTTCTACCTCAGCCCGGCCGCGGAGTTCGGCGCGTGGGCCGAGGGTGAGCGGACCGGCGAGTTCCGGCTCGGCGGAGACGTGCTCCTGACCGACGAGAACGGTGGATCGAAGATCAGCGGCGCCGACTACGCGATCGCGTTCGTCGACGAGATCGACAAGCCGGAGCGCCGCCGTCAGCGTTTCTGCGTCGCTTACTGACCGGACAGTTCCCGCACGACCGGCGCGAACGTTTCCATCATCGGCTCGAACACCGTGATGTAGGAGAAGCCGTATCGTTCGCGACGCTCCTGGAGTTGCCGGACGATCTCTGCGACGGTGCCGAAAAGCAACTGCGGTGTCTCGAGGAGAGTGTCGACGTCGAGGCCGTCCTCGTCT from Amycolatopsis sp. EV170708-02-1 includes:
- a CDS encoding NAD(P)-dependent oxidoreductase, giving the protein MAKLVVFGGTGYAGGKIAEEARGRGHEVLAVSRNAEGEGTRAGSLYDEAFLADVAKGADVLVIAVHGQSGLLEAVPSIAQVAKDNGARIGVVGGAGSLNVAEGGPRLIDTPEFPDEYKGEAGAHAEVLEAFRKLPEDVDWFYLSPAAEFGAWAEGERTGEFRLGGDVLLTDENGGSKISGADYAIAFVDEIDKPERRRQRFCVAY